A genomic segment from Chanos chanos chromosome 2, fChaCha1.1, whole genome shotgun sequence encodes:
- the hrh2a gene encoding histamine receptor H2a: MLSQVLLGLALSLLILLTICGNVLVCLAVCATRRLRSVTNCFIVSLAITDLLLAALVLPFSALLEITGKWPLGAIFCNIYISLDVMLCTASILNLLAISMDRYFAVTAPLRYPTLVLPRRVAMAMAAIWLVSVGVSFVPIHLGWNTADLSIQNLREDDSDQDCRFELNPTYALVDACTTFYLPLIVMCWSYHHVFRIARTQAKRIIATRQNSSSSALSAASSPGATMMTIREHKATVTLAVVLGAFVICWFPYFTFFTVMGLRQERNPPRLAYSVVLWLGYANSALNPLLYAALNRDFRSAYARLLCSGRAFTKHTAMPAMTEAGGLMCGHGRASCGADIMTRSCFMMQEMDNELTAHDTNGTAITMVTAVTNGNSR; this comes from the coding sequence ATGTTGTCCCAGGTGTTACTGGGTTTGGCTCTGTCTTTGCTCATTCTGCTGACTATCTGTGGGAATGTTTTGGTCTGTTTGGCTGTCTGTGCCACTCGGCGCCTTCGTTCTGTCACCAACTGCTTCATCGTGTCTCTGGCGATTACAGACCTTCttttggctgctctggtccTTCCATTTTCTGCCCTTCTCGAGATAACAGGAAAGTGGCCACTGGGCGCCATTTTCTGCAACATCTACATATCACTGGATGTCATGTTATGCACGGCCTCCATCCTCAACCTGCTCGCCATCAGCATGGACCGGTACTTTGCCGTCACAGCTCCTTTGCGTTACCCCACCCTGGTGCTGCCACGGCGCGTCGCCATGGCAATGGCTGCCATCTGGCTAGTGTCGGTGGGCGTGTCCTTTGTGCCGATCCATCTGGGCTGGAACACAGCGGACCTGAGCATTCAGAACCTCCGAGAGGACGACTCGGATCAGGACTGTCGTTTTGAGCTTAACCCCACCTACGCTCTGGTGGACGCCTGCACCACCTTCTACCTCCCCTTAATCGTCATGTGCTGGAGCTACCACCACGTCTTCCGCATCGCTCGGACGCAGGCCAAACGCATCATCGCCACGCGACAGAACTCGTCCTCATCGGCCTTGTCCGCCGCCTCGTCACCAGGAGCAACGATGATGACCATCCGTGAGCACAAGGCTACAGTGACATTAGCGGTGGTGCTGGGGGCATTTGTGATTTGCTGGTTCCcgtatttcacattttttacaGTGATGGGGCTTCGTCAGGAGAGGAACCCACCCCGTTTGGCATATTCAGTGGTGCTGTGGCTAGGCTACGCTAACTCAGCACTAAACCCGTTGCTGTACGCAGCACTAAACAGGGACTTCCGTTCTGCTTATGCCAGGCTGTTGTGTAGTGGGAGGGCCTTTACCAAGCACACAGCGATGCCAGCAATGACTGAGGCAGGGGGGCTAATGTGTGGACATGGCCGTGCCTCCTGTGGAGCAGACATTATGACAAGATCCTGTTTTATGATGCAAGAGATGGACAATGAACTTACAGCACATGACACCAATGGAACTGCCATAACTAtggttactgctgtaaccaatGGAAACAGCAGGTAA